A window of Bos taurus isolate L1 Dominette 01449 registration number 42190680 breed Hereford chromosome 19, ARS-UCD2.0, whole genome shotgun sequence contains these coding sequences:
- the NUFIP2 gene encoding FMR1-interacting protein NUFIP2 → MEEKPGQPQSQHHHSHHHPHHHPQQQQQQQQPHHHHHYYFYNHSHNHHHHHHHQQPHQYLQHGAEGSPKAQPKPLKHEQKHALQQHQETPKKKTGYGELNGNAGEREISLKSLGSEEATNPISRVLNGNQQVVDTNLKQTVKSSTFGKAGIKTRNFIQKNSMDKKNGKSYENKSGENQSIDKTDTVAIPNGVVTNNSGYITNGYMGKGADNDGSGSESGYTTPKKRKARRNSAKGCENLNLVQDKIMQQETNVPTLKQGLETFKPDYSEQKGNRVDGSKPIWKYETGPGGTSRGKPAVGDMLRKSSDIKPGVSSKKFDDRPKGKHTSAVASKEDSWTLFKPPPVFPVDNSSAKIVPKISYASKVKENLNKTVQNSSVSPSSSSSSSSSTGETQTQASSRLSQVPMSALKSVTSASFSNGPVLAGTDASVYSPGGQPLLTTAANTLTPISSGTDSVLQDMSLTSAAVEQIKSSLFIYPSNMQTVLLSTAQVDLPSQTDQQNLGDIFQNQWGLSFINEPSAGPETVTGKSSDHKVMEVTFQGEYPATLVSQGAEIIPSGTEHPVFPKAYELEKRTSPQVLGSILKSGTTNESGALSLEPSHIGDLQKADTSSQGALVFLSKDYEVENQNPLASPTNTLLGSAKEQRYQRGLERNDSWGSFDLRAAIVYHTKEMESVWNLQKQDPKRIITYNEAMDSPDQ, encoded by the exons ATGGAGGAGAAGCCCGGCCAGCCACAGTCTCAGCACCATCACAGCCACCACCATCCGCACCATCacccccagcagcagcagcagcagcagcagccgcaccaccatcaccattattATTTCTACAACCACAGCcacaaccaccatcaccaccaccatcaccagcagCCTCACCAATACCTGCAGCATGGAGCCGAGGGCAGCCCCAAGGCCCAGCCAAAGCCGCTGAAACATGAGCAGAAACACGCCCTCCAGCAGCACCAGGAAACGCCGAAGAAGAAAACAG gCTACGGTGAACTAAATGGTAATgctggagaaagagaaatatctttAAAGAGCCTGGGTTCTGAGGAAGCTACCAACCCTATTTCCAGGGTCCTCAATGGCAACCAACAAGTTGTAGACACTAATCTGAAGCAGACTGTAAAGTCCAGCACCTTTGGGAAAGCAGGAATTAAAACCAGGAATTTTATTCAGAAAAACAGTATGGACAAAAAGAATGGGAAGTCTTATGAAAATAAATCTGGAGAGAACCAATCTATAGACAAGACTGATACTGTAGCAATTCCAAATGGTGTTGTAACAAATAATTCTGGCTATATTACTAATGGTTATATGGGCAAAGGAGCAGATAATGATGGTAGTGGATCTGAGAGCGGATATACCACTCCTAAAAAAAGGAAAGCTAGGCGCAATAGTGCCAAGGGTTGTGAAAACCTTAATTTAGTGCAGGACAAAATAATGCAACAAGAGACCAATGTCCCAACCTTAAAACAGGGACTTGAAACTTTCAAGCCTGACTACAGTGAACAAAAGGGAAATCGAGTAGATGGTTCAAAGCCTATTTGGAAATATGAAACTGGGCCTGGAGGAACAAGTCGAGGAAAACCTGCTGTGGGTGATATGCTGCGGAAAAGCTCTGATATTAAGCCTGGTGTGAGCAGCAAAAAGTTTGATGATCGGCCCAAAGGAAAGCATACTTCTGCTGTTGCCTCCAAAGAGGACTCGTGGACCCTGTTTAAGCCACCCccagtttttccagtggacaATAGCAGTGCTAAAATCGTTCCTAAAATAAGTTATGCAAGCAAAGTTAAGGAAAACCTCAACAAAACTGTACAGAACTCTTCTGTGTCACCATCTTCATCTTCATCTTCCTCATCATCTACTGGGGAAACTCAGACCCAAGCTTCAAGTCGATTATCCCAGGTCCCTATGTCAGCGCTGAAATCTGTTACTTCGGCCAGCTTTTCTAATGGGCCAGTTTTAGCAGGGACTGATGCAAGTGTGTATTCTCCAGGGGGTCAGCCACTGCTAACTACTGCTGCTAATACTCTAACACCCATCTCTTCTGGGACTGATTCAGTTCTCCAGGACATGAGTCTGACTTCAGCAGCTGTTGAACAAATTAAGTCCAGCCTTTTTATCTACCCTTCAAATATGCAAACTGTGCTGTTGAGCACAGCTCAAGTGGATCTACCCTCTCAGACAGATCAGCAAAACCTGGGGGATATCTTCCAGAATCAGTGGGGTTTATCATTTATCAATGAACCCAGTGCTGGCCCTGAAACTGTTACTGGGAAGTCATCAGATCATAAAGTGATGGAGGTGACATTTCAAGGGGAATATCCTGCCACTTTGGTTTCACAGGGTGCTGAAATAATCCCCTCAGGAACTGAGCATCCTGTGTTTCCCAAGGCATATGAGCTGGAAAAACGGACTAGTCCTCAAGTTCTGGGTAGCATTCTAAAATCTGGGACTACTAATGAGAGTGGAGCCTTATCCTTGGAACCCAGTCATATAGGTGACCTGCAAAAAGCAGACACCAGTAGTCAAGGTGCTTTAGTGTTTCTCTCAAAGGACTATGAGGTAGAAAATCAAAATCCTCTGGCGTCTCCTACGAACACTTTGTTAGGCTCCGCCAAAGAACAGAGATACCAGAGAGGCCTAGAAAGGAATGATAGCTGGGGTTCTTTTGACCTGAGGGCTGCTATTGTATATCACACTAAAG aaatggaaTCTGTTTGGAATTTGCAGAAGCAAG ATCCCAAAAGGATAATCACTTACAATGAAGCCATGGATAGTCCAGATCAATGA